One genomic window of Pigmentiphaga litoralis includes the following:
- a CDS encoding AzlC family ABC transporter permease, with protein sequence MDGVRALAPASLAIGVWGLVTGVAMVKVGLTQSLALGMTLVVYAGSAQLTSLPLILAGAPIWLIFLASFVVNLRFVIFSAAFHPFFRRYGAWKRLVMGYFSSDIGFVLFMPRYSDAPVKGTAEQTGFFWGVAAGNWLVWQVSSIVGVVVGALIPAAWSLEFAAVLALMSIVVPMAKGRPVLAAIVAAAVVGWAGQPLPLRLGLVAAVIAGVTAGMLVERAEARGAAHTGAAS encoded by the coding sequence ATGGACGGCGTGCGCGCGCTGGCGCCGGCGTCGCTGGCGATCGGCGTGTGGGGCCTGGTGACCGGGGTGGCCATGGTCAAGGTCGGGCTGACGCAGTCGCTGGCGCTGGGCATGACGCTGGTGGTGTATGCCGGATCGGCGCAGCTGACGTCGCTGCCGCTGATCCTGGCCGGCGCGCCGATCTGGCTGATCTTCCTGGCCTCGTTTGTGGTCAACCTGCGCTTCGTGATCTTTTCGGCGGCCTTCCACCCCTTCTTTCGCCGTTACGGCGCATGGAAGCGGCTGGTCATGGGCTATTTTTCCAGCGACATCGGCTTTGTCCTGTTCATGCCCCGCTACAGCGACGCGCCCGTCAAGGGAACGGCGGAGCAGACCGGGTTCTTCTGGGGCGTGGCGGCCGGCAACTGGCTGGTCTGGCAGGTATCGTCGATCGTGGGCGTGGTGGTGGGGGCCTTGATTCCGGCGGCCTGGTCGCTGGAATTCGCGGCCGTGCTGGCGTTGATGTCGATCGTGGTCCCCATGGCCAAGGGCCGGCCGGTGCTCGCGGCCATCGTGGCGGCTGCGGTAGTGGGGTGGGCGGGTCAGCCGTTGCCGCTGCGCCTGGGGCTGGTCGCCGCGGTGATCGCGGGCGTTACGGCCGGCATGCTGGTGGAGCGGGCCGAAGCGCGCGGCGCCGCCCACACCGGGGCGGCATCATGA
- a CDS encoding AzlD domain-containing protein, with the protein MTPSIFPPINDTLYVWLAIIALGLCTAATRASFMLLGDRLPLPDAVRRALRYAPAAALVAIIVPELLPWSPVTGPMFDIKVIAAAVGVVAMVMTRSTVAMIVAGMLALWALRAMLG; encoded by the coding sequence ATGACCCCGTCGATCTTCCCGCCGATCAACGACACCTTGTATGTATGGCTGGCGATCATCGCGCTGGGCCTGTGCACGGCCGCGACCCGCGCCAGCTTCATGCTGCTGGGCGACCGGCTGCCACTGCCCGACGCGGTGCGCCGCGCCTTGCGGTATGCGCCCGCCGCCGCCCTGGTCGCCATCATCGTGCCGGAGCTTCTGCCGTGGTCGCCCGTGACGGGGCCCATGTTCGACATCAAGGTGATCGCGGCCGCGGTCGGCGTGGTCGCCATGGTGATGACGCGCAGCACGGTCGCCATGATCGTGGCCGGCATGCTGGCGTTATGGGCGCTGCGGGCGATGCTGGGCTAG